One Sphaerisporangium krabiense DNA segment encodes these proteins:
- a CDS encoding GntR family transcriptional regulator, with the protein MIDSADRADRRLAMDRDLLGRTSTAERVASLLRERIIDGVFAPGERLSEESIGAALQVSRNTLREAFRLLSHERLLVHQLNRGVFVRRLTAGDVVDLYRVRRLVECAAIREAVPPPPAALDRLREALEEAGRAAAGERWHDVGSANMRFHQGLVALAGSERLDEMMRQVLAELRLTFLAMSNPRAFHGPYAARNHEILKLIEAGDAAGAERLLAGYLADAERQLVEAHANAGE; encoded by the coding sequence GTGATCGACAGTGCGGATCGCGCGGACCGGCGCCTCGCGATGGACCGTGACCTGCTCGGGCGCACCAGCACCGCCGAGCGTGTGGCGTCGCTGCTGCGCGAGCGCATCATCGACGGCGTCTTCGCGCCCGGCGAGCGACTGTCCGAGGAGTCGATCGGCGCGGCGCTCCAGGTGTCGCGCAACACGCTGCGCGAGGCGTTCCGCCTGCTGTCCCACGAGCGCCTGCTCGTCCACCAGCTCAACCGCGGCGTCTTCGTCCGCCGTCTCACCGCCGGCGACGTCGTCGACCTGTACCGCGTCCGCAGGCTGGTGGAGTGCGCCGCGATCCGCGAGGCCGTGCCGCCGCCGCCCGCCGCGCTCGACCGCCTGCGCGAGGCGCTGGAGGAGGCCGGCCGCGCGGCGGCCGGCGAGCGCTGGCACGACGTCGGCAGCGCCAACATGCGCTTCCACCAGGGCCTGGTCGCGCTGGCGGGCAGCGAGAGGCTCGACGAGATGATGCGCCAGGTCCTCGCCGAGCTGCGGCTGACCTTCCTCGCCATGAGCAACCCGCGCGCGTTCCACGGCCCGTACGCGGCCCGCAACCATGAGATCCTGAAGCTGATCGAGGCGGGGGACGCCGCGGGCGCCGAGCGCCTGCTGGCCGGCTATCTCGCCGACGCCGAGCGGCAGCTCGTCGAGGCGCACGCGAACGCGGGGGAGTAG
- a CDS encoding metallophosphoesterase family protein — protein MNVVALSDTHAPRRWKGCPPRVAEHLRGADVILHAGDVCTASVLDELAAFAPVHVVKGNNDGPDIAAPETLELELDGLKVAMIHDSGAAAGRWARMRRRFPDARLVVFGHSHIPLDHEEDDLRIFNPGSPTDRRRQPHGTLGLLCVERGRLVSARIVPVT, from the coding sequence ATGAACGTGGTGGCGTTGTCCGACACCCACGCGCCCCGGCGCTGGAAGGGATGCCCGCCCCGGGTGGCCGAGCACCTGCGCGGGGCGGACGTGATCCTGCACGCGGGCGACGTGTGCACGGCCTCGGTGCTGGACGAGCTGGCGGCCTTCGCGCCGGTCCACGTGGTCAAGGGCAACAACGACGGCCCCGACATCGCCGCCCCGGAGACCTTGGAGCTGGAGCTGGACGGGCTGAAGGTGGCGATGATCCACGACAGCGGCGCGGCGGCCGGGCGCTGGGCGCGCATGCGGCGGCGCTTCCCCGACGCGCGGCTGGTCGTCTTCGGCCACTCGCACATCCCCCTCGACCACGAGGAGGACGACCTGCGCATCTTCAACCCGGGCTCGCCGACCGACCGCCGCCGCCAGCCGCACGGCACGCTCGGCCTGCTGTGCGTCGAGCGCGGGCGGCTCGTGTCGGCGCGGATCGTGCCGGTCACCTGA
- a CDS encoding sensor histidine kinase, with product MNTSPAGPFEHIGLLYRDEDEYVSQCAAFLEEALAAGGPALVAVPGGGAAIRARLGARADEVVFRDMSVAGRNPGRIIPSVLLAFAEAHPGRRVWVIGEPIWKGRTAMEYPACAAHEALINAAFAGRDAVILCPYDTSRLEPYALDDAERTHPVMRAPAGSWPSPAYTDPVEAVALFDRPLPAPPAHAASHTFNGTGGLPGARDFLAERGAAAGLGERRVGELLIAMNELATNTAEHTCGPGTVTVWVEDGALVCQLDDSGLLDDPLAGRVPPPDTATRGRGLIIVNELADLVRVHRRPSGTSMRLHFDLAGAYQPATGYQP from the coding sequence ATGAACACGTCCCCGGCCGGCCCGTTCGAGCACATCGGGCTGCTCTACCGCGACGAGGACGAGTACGTGTCCCAGTGCGCGGCCTTCCTGGAGGAGGCGCTCGCCGCGGGCGGCCCGGCGCTGGTGGCCGTGCCCGGCGGCGGCGCGGCGATCCGCGCCCGGCTCGGGGCGCGGGCCGACGAGGTCGTCTTCAGGGACATGTCGGTCGCGGGCCGCAACCCCGGGCGCATCATCCCGTCGGTGCTGCTGGCCTTCGCCGAGGCCCACCCCGGACGCCGGGTTTGGGTCATCGGCGAGCCGATCTGGAAGGGCCGCACCGCGATGGAGTACCCGGCCTGCGCCGCGCACGAGGCGCTGATCAACGCCGCGTTCGCCGGTCGCGACGCCGTCATCCTCTGCCCGTACGACACCTCCCGGCTGGAGCCGTACGCGCTCGACGACGCCGAGCGCACGCACCCGGTCATGAGGGCCCCCGCCGGCTCCTGGCCGAGCCCGGCCTACACCGACCCGGTCGAGGCGGTCGCGCTGTTCGACCGGCCGCTGCCCGCGCCTCCCGCGCACGCCGCGTCCCACACCTTCAACGGGACGGGCGGGCTGCCGGGCGCGCGGGACTTCCTCGCGGAGCGCGGCGCGGCCGCGGGGCTCGGCGAGCGCCGGGTGGGCGAGCTGCTCATCGCGATGAACGAGCTGGCCACCAACACCGCCGAGCACACCTGCGGGCCTGGCACGGTGACGGTCTGGGTGGAGGACGGCGCGCTGGTGTGCCAGCTCGACGACTCCGGCCTGCTCGACGACCCGCTCGCCGGCCGTGTCCCGCCCCCGGACACCGCGACGCGGGGCCGGGGGCTGATCATCGTCAACGAGCTGGCCGATCTCGTGCGCGTGCACCGCCGCCCGTCCGGCACGAGCATGCGCCTCCACTTCGACCTGGCGGGCGCCTACCAGCCGGCGACGGGGTACCAGCCGTAG
- a CDS encoding PadR family transcriptional regulator, whose amino-acid sequence MAKKRKVGNLLALAVLSAVVQRPMHPYEMASVLRDRGKEQDMDIKWGSLYTVVRNMERHGLIAAVETRKEGGRPERTTYRITDAGRAEYVDWVRELLAEPEREHPRFVAGLSVCAVLGPDEVARLLRQRLDVLEPQIAAEREALSRHTREVPRVFLIEQEYDLAVREAEVSWIRAFLDELTTGSFPDIDRWRVWHAAGEPPPDLIEIAERAGKTP is encoded by the coding sequence ATGGCGAAGAAACGCAAGGTCGGCAACCTGCTGGCGCTCGCCGTGCTCTCCGCGGTCGTCCAGCGGCCGATGCACCCCTACGAGATGGCCTCCGTGCTGCGCGACCGTGGCAAGGAGCAGGACATGGACATCAAATGGGGCTCGCTCTACACCGTCGTGCGCAACATGGAGAGGCACGGGCTGATCGCGGCGGTCGAGACCCGTAAGGAGGGCGGCCGGCCCGAGCGGACGACCTACCGCATCACCGACGCCGGCCGTGCGGAGTACGTGGACTGGGTCCGCGAGCTGCTCGCCGAGCCCGAGCGCGAACACCCGAGGTTCGTGGCGGGCCTGTCCGTCTGCGCGGTGCTCGGGCCCGACGAGGTGGCGCGCCTGCTCCGGCAACGGCTCGACGTGCTGGAGCCCCAGATCGCCGCCGAGCGCGAGGCTCTGTCCCGCCACACCCGCGAGGTGCCCCGCGTCTTCCTCATCGAGCAGGAGTACGACCTCGCCGTGCGCGAGGCCGAAGTGTCCTGGATCCGCGCGTTCCTCGACGAGCTCACGACCGGCTCGTTCCCCGACATCGACCGCTGGCGCGTCTGGCACGCCGCGGGAGAGCCGCCCCCCGACCTGATCGAGATCGCGGAACGGGCGGGCAAGACCCCCTGA
- a CDS encoding class I SAM-dependent methyltransferase: MKSRTNDAYKNTSQAAHMEGIVARWYTRQRSSADQLAAVRASAAHLAAGLRPKADILEVAPGPGFLAVELARLGHTVSGLDASRSFVEIARRHAREAGVGLDMRHGDAAALPFADASFDLVACQAAFKNFGDPVGALNEMHRVLRPGGTAFVDDMNRDVTAAQVDEEVRGMGLGPLSSLMTKIPLLGLRRRAYSPARFRRLAADTAFRTCEIETHGITLQVRLTKNA; this comes from the coding sequence ATGAAGAGCAGAACGAACGACGCCTACAAGAACACCAGCCAGGCCGCCCACATGGAGGGCATCGTGGCGCGGTGGTACACCCGCCAGCGCTCCTCGGCCGACCAGCTCGCGGCCGTCCGCGCGTCCGCCGCCCACCTCGCCGCCGGCCTGCGTCCCAAGGCCGACATCCTGGAGGTCGCGCCCGGCCCCGGATTCCTGGCCGTCGAGCTGGCGCGCCTCGGGCACACCGTCAGCGGCCTGGACGCCAGCCGCTCGTTCGTGGAGATCGCCCGGCGGCACGCTCGCGAGGCCGGGGTGGGCCTCGACATGCGCCACGGCGACGCGGCCGCGCTGCCCTTCGCCGACGCGTCCTTCGACCTGGTCGCCTGCCAGGCCGCGTTCAAGAACTTCGGCGACCCGGTGGGCGCCCTGAACGAGATGCACCGGGTGCTGCGTCCCGGCGGGACGGCCTTCGTCGACGACATGAACAGGGACGTCACCGCCGCCCAGGTCGACGAAGAGGTGCGTGGCATGGGACTCGGCCCGCTGAGCTCCCTCATGACCAAGATCCCGCTGCTCGGCCTGCGCCGCCGCGCCTACTCGCCGGCCCGCTTCCGCCGCCTCGCCGCCGACACCGCCTTCCGCACCTGCGAGATCGAGACCCACGGCATCACCCTGCAGGTCCGGCTGACCAAGAACGCCTGA
- a CDS encoding group II truncated hemoglobin: protein MIVEYIRYRVPDGDGFEASYRRAAAHLARAPQCVDYELSRCVEEPGSYILRITWTSAKDHLEGFRRSALFKDFFAEIRPYVEQIEEMRHYERTPVRGTGASVPSMYEWAGGAEALERLTARFYETVAEDDLIGPLFRGMDPGHPRYVAMWLSEVFGGPDRYTTERGGYPHMLSMHLNRRITEPMRRRWVALLMDAADEVGLPDDPEFRAAFAGYIEWGTRIALTNSQPGANPMREAPVPHWGWGVAPPYQG from the coding sequence GTGATCGTGGAGTACATCCGTTACCGTGTCCCCGACGGCGACGGGTTCGAGGCGAGCTACCGAAGGGCGGCGGCACATCTGGCCCGCGCCCCGCAGTGCGTCGACTACGAGCTGTCCCGTTGCGTCGAGGAGCCGGGCTCCTACATCCTGCGCATCACCTGGACGTCGGCGAAGGACCATCTCGAAGGTTTCCGGCGCAGCGCCCTGTTCAAGGACTTCTTCGCCGAGATCCGCCCCTACGTGGAGCAGATCGAGGAGATGCGCCACTACGAGCGCACCCCGGTGCGGGGCACGGGAGCCTCCGTCCCCTCGATGTACGAATGGGCGGGCGGCGCCGAGGCCCTCGAACGCCTCACCGCCAGGTTCTACGAGACCGTCGCCGAGGACGACCTCATCGGTCCCCTGTTCCGGGGCATGGACCCCGGCCACCCCCGCTACGTCGCCATGTGGCTGTCGGAGGTCTTCGGCGGCCCGGACCGGTACACCACCGAGCGGGGAGGCTATCCCCACATGCTCTCGATGCACCTCAACAGGCGCATCACCGAGCCGATGCGCCGCAGATGGGTCGCCCTCCTCATGGACGCGGCCGACGAGGTCGGCCTCCCCGACGACCCGGAGTTCCGCGCGGCCTTCGCCGGCTACATCGAATGGGGAACCCGCATCGCCCTCACCAACTCCCAGCCCGGCGCGAACCCCATGCGCGAGGCACCCGTACCCCACTGGGGCTGGGGCGTCGCCCCTCCGTACCAGGGCTGA
- a CDS encoding DUF397 domain-containing protein encodes MDLSGAQWRKSSRSGSNGAQCVEVALNLAGVVAVRDSKNPGGPALVFDPHEWRSFVASVKTF; translated from the coding sequence ATGGACCTGAGCGGCGCGCAGTGGCGGAAGTCCTCGCGTTCTGGTTCGAATGGCGCGCAGTGCGTTGAGGTGGCGCTTAACCTGGCGGGTGTGGTCGCGGTCCGTGACAGCAAGAACCCCGGCGGACCTGCTCTCGTCTTCGACCCGCATGAGTGGCGGTCCTTCGTTGCCAGCGTGAAGACTTTTTGA
- a CDS encoding helix-turn-helix domain-containing protein: MNLGYRQHRNLRRIPPPRNGEALGTDQPQDATSPRARFGAEMRRLRESARLSQSALGVRLRCTQTQVSRLEKGLRTPQPDQAEILDQVFGLSDKEYFVGLYRRILSNPGGPIWWMDWLEEIEPRATVLRSWDPLLVPGLLQTEGYARYLLSREPRVGPEEVEERTQARLRRREFLERADPPLLSILLDQGVLRRRIGTAGVMREQLAFLIEIAERPNVLVQVVDPDCVPGLLGAFMIAELPDGEADVIYADSPAEGVVSADPNVVSTLWIRYESIRAWAYPEHVSLNMIKDVMDQWT; this comes from the coding sequence TTGAACCTGGGATACCGTCAGCATCGCAACCTCCGTCGAATTCCACCCCCGAGGAACGGAGAAGCATTGGGAACGGACCAACCCCAGGATGCGACATCGCCGAGGGCTCGTTTCGGTGCGGAAATGCGCCGTCTGCGTGAATCGGCCAGGTTGTCGCAATCTGCGCTCGGAGTGCGTCTGAGATGCACACAAACCCAGGTGAGTCGTCTCGAAAAGGGTCTCCGAACCCCGCAACCCGATCAGGCCGAGATCCTGGACCAGGTGTTCGGCCTGTCGGATAAGGAGTATTTCGTCGGCCTGTACCGGCGAATCTTGTCCAACCCCGGCGGCCCGATCTGGTGGATGGACTGGCTGGAAGAGATCGAGCCGCGCGCGACGGTGCTGCGAAGCTGGGATCCGCTGCTGGTTCCAGGGCTCTTGCAGACGGAAGGTTACGCTCGCTACCTGCTCAGCAGGGAGCCTCGCGTGGGGCCAGAGGAGGTCGAGGAGCGTACCCAGGCTCGCCTGCGGAGGCGCGAATTTCTCGAAAGGGCCGACCCTCCGTTGTTGTCGATTCTCCTCGACCAGGGCGTCCTGCGCCGCCGCATCGGCACGGCCGGGGTGATGCGCGAGCAACTGGCCTTTCTGATCGAGATCGCTGAACGTCCCAACGTCTTGGTGCAGGTCGTGGACCCGGACTGCGTTCCAGGACTACTTGGCGCATTCATGATCGCCGAACTTCCGGACGGAGAGGCGGACGTTATATACGCTGATTCGCCAGCGGAAGGAGTGGTTTCGGCCGATCCTAATGTGGTTTCTACCCTATGGATCCGTTATGAATCCATACGGGCGTGGGCCTATCCTGAGCATGTATCACTAAATATGATCAAGGATGTGATGGATCAATGGACCTGA
- a CDS encoding cobalamin-independent methionine synthase II family protein, protein MGIPTEPIGSIPRPPALLAALSAHASGEIDDAELAARQDEAVADTIHRLELAGSPVLVDGEQSKPSFVTYPLDGLPGLSPDGAVIPFADGHTRRLPCLTSGPFGYQAHAVTYLRAARRHTALPVKQAVIAPSALSLLYPAAGVDGYPREKFLDDLAAEAEAEIRACLDAGAHVVQLDFTEGRLSLKLDPSGGVLDDFVALNNRVLERFGDDERARIGVHTCPGGDQDSTHSADVDYAGLLPKLFGLKAGNFYIQLAGEPDPERVLGIIADTLPPDVRVFVGVIDPIDPVVETAEQVRDRVLAAARHIPPERLGTCDDCGFSPFADDTSTSRDTAFAKIAARVEGTRLASESLGL, encoded by the coding sequence ATGGGAATCCCTACCGAACCGATCGGCAGCATCCCCCGGCCCCCCGCCTTGCTCGCGGCGCTCTCCGCTCATGCCTCGGGTGAGATCGATGACGCGGAGCTCGCCGCGCGGCAGGACGAGGCGGTCGCCGACACCATCCATCGGCTGGAGCTGGCGGGCTCGCCGGTGCTCGTGGACGGAGAGCAGTCCAAGCCCAGCTTCGTCACCTATCCCCTCGACGGCCTGCCGGGCCTGAGTCCCGACGGCGCCGTGATCCCGTTCGCCGACGGGCACACCCGCCGGCTGCCCTGCCTGACCTCGGGGCCGTTCGGCTACCAGGCCCACGCCGTCACCTACCTGCGTGCCGCCCGCCGGCACACCGCGCTGCCCGTCAAGCAGGCCGTCATCGCCCCGTCGGCGCTGAGCCTGCTCTACCCCGCCGCGGGCGTCGACGGCTACCCGCGGGAGAAGTTCCTCGACGACCTGGCCGCCGAGGCCGAGGCCGAGATCCGCGCGTGCCTCGACGCGGGCGCGCACGTCGTCCAGCTCGACTTCACCGAGGGGCGCCTGTCGCTCAAGCTCGACCCGAGCGGTGGTGTGCTGGACGATTTCGTGGCGCTCAACAACCGGGTGCTCGAACGCTTCGGCGACGACGAGCGCGCCCGCATCGGGGTGCACACCTGCCCCGGCGGCGACCAGGACTCCACGCACAGCGCCGACGTCGACTACGCCGGGCTGCTGCCCAAGCTCTTCGGGCTCAAGGCGGGCAACTTCTACATCCAGCTCGCCGGCGAGCCCGACCCCGAGCGGGTGCTCGGCATCATCGCCGACACCCTGCCTCCGGACGTGAGGGTCTTCGTGGGGGTGATCGACCCGATCGACCCGGTCGTGGAGACCGCGGAGCAGGTGCGCGACCGTGTCCTCGCCGCCGCCCGCCACATCCCGCCCGAGCGACTCGGCACCTGCGACGACTGCGGCTTCTCGCCGTTCGCCGACGACACCTCGACCTCCCGCGACACCGCCTTCGCCAAGATCGCCGCCCGCGTCGAGGGCACCCGCCTGGCCTCCGAGTCCCTCGGCCTCTGA
- a CDS encoding tryptophan 2,3-dioxygenase family protein — protein MPPTPPTPLSYGEYLRLPDLLGQLRPLSVPVEHDEVLFITAHQACELWFRQLIAELTDARDRMLAGDGHLPRLRLRRCHVIARLLASQFDVLDTMAPPDFLRFRGVLGRASGSQSAQFHEIELLSGARPRPGREPTLWDGFLAVLAKAGFAVASERERRAALLELAGDREDHAGLWELAEALVEHDQAWAAFRFRHMLTVERQIGRRPGTGGTSGAAHLADRLRDRFYPELWELRASLS, from the coding sequence ATGCCACCGACGCCACCGACGCCACTGTCCTACGGCGAGTACCTGCGCCTGCCCGACCTGCTCGGCCAGCTCCGGCCGCTGTCCGTCCCCGTCGAACACGACGAGGTGCTGTTCATCACCGCGCACCAGGCGTGCGAACTGTGGTTCCGTCAGCTCATCGCCGAACTCACCGACGCCCGTGACCGCATGCTGGCCGGCGACGGACACCTGCCCCGCCTGCGGCTGCGGCGCTGCCATGTCATCGCGCGCCTGCTGGCGAGCCAGTTCGACGTGCTGGACACCATGGCGCCGCCGGACTTCCTGCGCTTCCGGGGGGTGCTCGGCCGCGCGAGCGGCTCGCAGTCGGCGCAGTTCCACGAGATCGAGCTGCTCTCCGGCGCCCGCCCGCGGCCGGGCCGGGAGCCCACGCTGTGGGACGGCTTCCTGGCCGTCCTCGCCAAGGCGGGCTTCGCGGTCGCCTCCGAGCGGGAGCGGCGGGCCGCCCTCCTGGAGCTGGCCGGCGACCGCGAGGACCACGCCGGGCTGTGGGAGCTCGCCGAGGCGCTCGTCGAACACGACCAGGCGTGGGCGGCGTTCCGGTTCCGGCACATGCTCACCGTCGAACGGCAGATCGGCCGCAGGCCCGGCACGGGCGGCACGTCCGGCGCGGCCCACCTGGCCGACCGGCTCCGCGACCGCTTCTACCCCGAACTGTGGGAGCTGCGCGCGTCCCTGTCCTGA
- a CDS encoding diiron oxygenase, giving the protein MSGPFDQWYEAAGVRGGVRRMFTEESEDGKVFYPESLVPYLAHEALAGLSPRTRRELTIRHLYQFLLSTTHLETRIVNTTAELIANDRAGLHLPMRLRLDAFRVYCDEGYHALYSLDLADQIAAGTGVAIPPWDYGGFVDRLERTGRDLLPDTPKLVPLLQAVVFETLITAVLNEIPNDRTVVTVVRDLTRDHAKDEGRHHRFFAAFFAELWAGLDPALRGPVARALPPLIHACLTWDVEPVRSSLLLAGLDADAAGQVVADCYGGDAGAARIADTCQATVRAFQSAGVLEAPGALEAFATHQLLPTRRP; this is encoded by the coding sequence ATGAGCGGTCCCTTCGACCAGTGGTACGAGGCGGCGGGCGTCCGTGGGGGCGTGCGCCGCATGTTCACCGAGGAGAGCGAGGACGGCAAGGTCTTCTACCCGGAGAGCCTGGTGCCCTATCTGGCCCACGAGGCGCTGGCGGGGCTGTCCCCGCGGACGCGGCGGGAGCTGACGATCCGGCACCTCTACCAGTTCCTGCTCTCCACCACGCACCTGGAGACCCGGATCGTCAACACCACGGCCGAGCTGATCGCCAACGACCGGGCCGGACTGCACCTGCCGATGCGCCTGCGCCTGGACGCCTTCCGGGTGTACTGCGACGAGGGCTACCACGCTCTCTACAGCCTCGACCTGGCCGACCAGATCGCCGCCGGCACCGGCGTCGCCATCCCGCCGTGGGACTACGGCGGGTTCGTCGACCGGCTGGAGCGGACCGGCCGGGACCTGCTGCCGGACACGCCCAAGCTGGTGCCGCTGCTCCAGGCCGTGGTGTTCGAGACGCTCATCACCGCCGTGCTCAACGAGATCCCGAACGACCGGACGGTGGTCACCGTGGTCCGCGACCTGACCCGCGACCACGCCAAGGACGAGGGCCGCCACCACCGCTTCTTCGCCGCCTTCTTCGCCGAGCTGTGGGCCGGGCTGGACCCGGCCCTGCGCGGCCCCGTGGCGCGGGCGCTGCCCCCGCTGATCCACGCCTGCCTGACCTGGGACGTCGAGCCGGTGCGCTCCTCGCTCCTGCTGGCGGGCCTCGACGCCGACGCCGCGGGACAGGTCGTCGCCGACTGCTACGGCGGCGACGCCGGGGCGGCGCGGATCGCCGACACCTGCCAGGCCACCGTGCGGGCCTTCCAGTCCGCGGGGGTGCTGGAGGCGCCCGGCGCGCTGGAGGCGTTCGCCACCCACCAGCTCCTGCCGACACGGCGCCCCTGA
- a CDS encoding aminotransferase class I/II-fold pyridoxal phosphate-dependent enzyme, whose protein sequence is MVSRTARRLVADVPAIAAAHFEAESDPYHPGDNPKGYVNLGTAENRLVWDLLAPRLAEAGPPREPDCQYAPLHGAPELRAATAALLSRRWNTAIDPADLVVVSGATAALDILATVLCDPGEAVVTPAPYYAAFETDLTGRSGARLLPAPMDEATGYALSPAVLDRVLGSARRDGVTVRALALTSPSNPVGHVYSPGVLRDVLRVAEEHDVDVIADEIYAHSVFGSAAFTSMLDPAVAGRHASRVHGVWGFAKDFGLPGLKAGVLYTRDPDVRATARALAYFAPVSTQTQATLTRLIGDTAWVRDFLAESRRRLGRSYAATASLLARHGIPHVEASGGFSVWIDLRGRLSARTTEGEHALWQEIFKAARVNILPGTVFGCPRPGWFRLCHATDAGTVAAGVTRLAGVLGETR, encoded by the coding sequence ATGGTGTCGCGGACGGCCCGCCGCCTGGTCGCCGACGTCCCGGCGATCGCGGCGGCCCACTTCGAGGCCGAGTCCGATCCCTACCACCCCGGCGACAACCCCAAGGGGTACGTCAACCTCGGCACCGCCGAGAACCGCCTGGTGTGGGACCTGCTCGCCCCCCGGCTGGCGGAGGCGGGCCCGCCGCGCGAGCCGGACTGCCAGTACGCCCCGCTGCACGGCGCTCCCGAGTTGCGGGCCGCGACCGCCGCGCTGCTCTCGCGGCGCTGGAACACCGCGATCGACCCCGCCGACCTGGTGGTGGTCAGCGGCGCCACCGCCGCGCTGGACATCCTGGCCACGGTGCTGTGCGACCCGGGCGAGGCCGTCGTGACGCCCGCGCCGTACTACGCGGCCTTCGAGACCGACCTGACCGGCCGCTCCGGCGCGCGACTGCTGCCCGCCCCGATGGACGAGGCCACCGGGTACGCCCTCAGCCCCGCCGTCCTGGACCGGGTGCTGGGTTCCGCGCGCCGTGACGGCGTGACCGTGCGCGCGCTGGCGCTCACGTCGCCGTCCAACCCGGTCGGCCACGTCTACTCGCCGGGCGTGCTGCGGGACGTGCTGCGGGTGGCCGAAGAGCACGACGTGGACGTCATCGCCGACGAGATCTACGCGCACTCGGTGTTCGGGTCCGCCGCGTTCACGAGCATGCTGGACCCGGCCGTCGCCGGGCGGCACGCCTCCCGGGTACACGGCGTGTGGGGGTTCGCCAAGGACTTCGGCCTGCCGGGGCTCAAGGCGGGCGTCCTGTACACGCGCGACCCGGACGTGCGGGCCACCGCCCGCGCGCTCGCGTACTTCGCCCCGGTCTCCACCCAGACGCAGGCCACGCTCACCCGGCTGATCGGCGACACCGCGTGGGTGCGGGACTTCCTGGCCGAGTCCCGGCGGCGCCTCGGCCGCTCCTACGCCGCGACCGCGAGCCTGCTGGCCCGGCACGGCATCCCGCACGTCGAGGCGTCCGGCGGGTTCTCCGTCTGGATCGACCTGCGCGGACGCCTGAGCGCCCGCACCACCGAGGGCGAGCACGCGCTGTGGCAGGAGATCTTCAAGGCCGCGCGGGTGAACATCCTGCCGGGCACCGTGTTCGGCTGCCCCCGGCCCGGCTGGTTCCGCCTCTGTCACGCCACCGACGCCGGCACGGTCGCGGCCGGCGTCACCCGCCTCGCGGGAGTCCTGGGGGAGACGAGATGA
- a CDS encoding SDR family NAD(P)-dependent oxidoreductase yields the protein MPGSRTVLVTGGSAGIGRACVRRFAAGGDRVWFTYRSGRARAESLVAELSASGAQTGAFEFDQGDWDSHRQLLAALPGPVDVLVNNAAVGSKTVEDYVPGPEHERVAAFLRVNSVGPLWLIQRLLPGMLDRGYGKVVNVSSVGGGVSVFPGFHIADGMSKAALAYLTRQLAAELAHRPVEVFAISPGAVETTMLEASTLSGLTAGQRAALEARLPRGRLLQPEEIAEVVWWLTGEHAVPLHGAVIDASMGLGVHPGLLTGLTTGAQPEGVR from the coding sequence ATGCCCGGATCGCGGACGGTGCTGGTGACCGGCGGCTCGGCCGGGATCGGCCGCGCGTGCGTGCGGCGGTTCGCCGCCGGCGGCGACCGCGTGTGGTTCACCTACAGGTCGGGCAGGGCACGGGCCGAGTCGCTGGTGGCCGAGCTGTCCGCCTCCGGCGCCCAGACCGGGGCGTTCGAGTTCGACCAGGGCGACTGGGACAGCCACCGGCAACTGCTCGCGGCGCTGCCGGGCCCGGTCGACGTCCTGGTGAACAACGCGGCCGTCGGCTCCAAGACCGTGGAGGACTACGTCCCCGGCCCCGAGCACGAACGGGTGGCGGCGTTCCTGCGCGTCAACAGCGTCGGCCCCCTGTGGCTGATCCAGCGGCTGCTGCCGGGCATGCTCGACCGCGGCTACGGCAAGGTGGTCAACGTCTCCAGCGTCGGCGGCGGCGTCTCGGTCTTCCCCGGCTTCCACATCGCCGACGGCATGAGCAAGGCCGCGCTGGCGTACCTGACCCGCCAACTGGCCGCCGAGCTGGCGCACCGGCCGGTCGAGGTGTTCGCGATCAGCCCCGGCGCGGTGGAGACGACCATGCTGGAGGCCAGCACGCTGTCGGGGCTGACGGCCGGGCAGCGCGCCGCCCTGGAGGCCCGCCTGCCCCGGGGACGGCTGCTGCAGCCGGAGGAGATCGCCGAGGTGGTGTGGTGGCTGACCGGCGAGCACGCCGTCCCCCTGCACGGCGCGGTGATCGACGCCTCCATGGGGCTCGGGGTGCACCCCGGCCTGCTGACCGGCCTCACCACCGGCGCGCAGCCGGAAGGGGTGCGCTGA